The genomic interval TGTTCGTAGCACATCACTGTAACTTCTCACCGTGTTTGGGAAGGCCTCTCCTTTGTAGTACGACTTGTCTGCTGGATACTCGATTCCCTTGTTGCGTAGCTGCTTCACGCTTACAGCCACCAaatgcagctcctctccatcGTAGGCGTACAGCTTTTTGTCCTCACAGGTCATCAGAACGAGATGGTCCCCCGGGCACGAAGTCCCCGTCACTACGCCCAAGACCTGCATGCTTACAATATCTGGAAGGTAAAATTTGTTCCACCAATTGAGAAtgttcttcttccctttgtAGATGGTTGAATTGAAGTTTCCAATCGTCAAAGTGGCACCAGGTGGGTTCTTCAAGGAGAGTCTTTCATCTCTGTGTTCGTACATAAACTTCAATATCAATGATGAGTAGCCTGGATCTGCAACACATGTCAAAAGTATTGATTCAATTTGGAAAATACTCATCATAGTAAGACTGCACAACGTGTGAAGCAAGCGTGTGAGCAGTTTACCTTTCTGTCCTTTTGTCAGGGTCAAAAGATCAGTAAACAGCTGATCTGCAGACCTGCAGTCAAGTGAAGAACAGAACTAAAATAAGCGTCGGTACCCACGGCAGTATTTACTGGACCATATTGAGAATATTTTGTAGGAACAATGGACAGAATATAGAAGAGAAGTGGCATGATGGTGTTCTGGTTACAGGGCATAACAGTTGAAGAATCCCCTTAGTGACATCAACAAAATGGCAAAGTTGAGTGCTTTCAATTTCACTTTATTCTTATGTTGACCGGAGTGCCCCTGGAACTATGCTACTATCAACGGGAATTATTGGATGGTACAAATCATGAGAAGTaactattgttattgttttgtttcagttttagtttatttaatttaatttaataatttaatatttctatcttattatattgtatataatgtggatctttttattctattttcttccctatacatgctgctgtgatacccaAATTTCCCTCtcgagggatcaataaagtatctatctatctatctattgatATCAACATGAATCTTGCCAAATGCAAAACATAAAAGATTGTCCTGTCAAATTGTGTGTTGTTATCTTCATACATTTCCACAGAAGAAATGTGAACATTatccaggggtccgtttcaagaagcaggtttagtggaaactcagagtttgttaaccctgagatgaaggaaactctggcttgtctgtttcacaaagggaggtaactaaagctcagggtcagtcaccatggtaactgagcctgtgaacatcacctggtcgtatgaggggccgtttaggacttaactactgagacactcttaaGCGTACTAATACTCGAAACACTCATGCGCAtctcacttgtgtgtgtgagtgaaatctcactggcaTACGGAAGGCATCTCAGTTACACCGGAAGGCGGAAGCGCAAAGAGGGCGGGTTTTGAAGAGCGCCAATCTTACGCTGTTCTGAAaccaaaactcagagtttcccatctcagggtaaataaACTCAGAGTTgagggtttgactcagagtttgttaaacctcctacttgaaacggaccccaggtcCGGTTTGGTGTCTTCTTCGATCCACACATTTACACTGTTAGAAGCTTCATTCTTGTGGTATATGTGAACATGGGCTGgataattaaaaatgattgcACAAAATACACCTGCCTTTTCTATGTGACTGCTTAGTTAAATTACCCATGAAAAACAACCGGTTCTTACCGAAAGCTTACGGGAACAGCCGCCATTACTCCTCACctagaaaacaaaataattatgGTTAAAAGTAGTTATCAGTAATTCAATACTAAAATGAGATATTTCTAAAACAATAAgttacgagaggctgtactttatcgtccaataatgtaacagtttggggGTGTTAGGCCCGGTGCGCAGTGGAGGCCACTAATAAGCAAAATACCAGCGATAAATGGAAACTCGGGGCAAATGTGCAGGAAAACGTTTTCCAGCTATTTAGACAGAAAATGCGAAAATGTAGGTCgagaatgcactacacacaggcttgacatacacacccatgctcatatttaacCACAAGAAtaatatcgctggtaaaaactggaacaatggtattgaacctatgatgtgttttattcaggtgcatcctgtggaactcctctttaatggcttcactggtttgtgtccagggaacaaaaaggttttaaagacgtttcagagcgacgcacacgtttctcacggctctgcatacagcagctttactaatattctaatgttgtataGAAAACTGACGTTTGCAGAAAACGTAAtgctacacaaagaatgtgcttGTATGTGAGAGCATGTGCACGATGGGGGATATTACTTATATGAGGACGGAtgaggttatgtacatatttgatggactgtgaagaaaaaacagtcaaacaagtagttatctggaaattacaatatatctaatcgggcctcaatattctctcccgacgtgtttaacaccctgcgaagtaaaaccacttcttcatcaacagcagtgctgtagtggtaaaattagaggtgggtaaactctgaattttgtgatcatgcagacctcgacgcgatgcgaagcaacgcaacacaaagcgtcgcgactctgtaaggctgtcctggctatattacattatgttatcagtaaaagtcatatacaatcaatgacaatgaataaatgtgttagtagtttgtagtttattaaatttaggaaaacagtaaagaaaagtatgtcaacacaacacaacaacacaattgcagattaagaactatctacatacagagtctcctttttacagtagtgcccagagggcctccttgtcctccacgtcaggtcctgccttgcacagaggagccatgaaccccaaaacacgcgttctggggttcatggctcctctgtgcttctcctctctctattggacctggtgtttctcctctccctgtgctctctgcatcattggctgtcctctcactgcctgaaaaaatatgttgaatttacactgacaattacactgacaacataagttaaaggaacactcatgtacttggaacatgagtgtgtatgtcatcataaatagcctatacagcaggtttacacacctcctggatcctgattggtcgctgctgcagccgcaagtcactgattggatgctcacagaccgtaatacagcgcagatgaaaaggattcagactacggcgtttatatgttcgacaataggaaacgtagtcttagctgttttaaaattacaccaagtttatttcggattattccaacggaagaatacaaggagCACTGAACTTTGAGGtacgtaaacgccacttagaggtgcgtaaacgctatttataggtgcgtaaacgctttttccaaaattctagaggtgcgtaaacggcgtttacgtgcgtttaccctccactacagccctgatcaacaggatcgtccagaaaagaaCGTGTCATGTCcgagaaaacactttagtctttaacgtaacagATCTTATTTTGTGCATATGTGTAAACTGCGCTACAATCCGCCTGATACAGAGTacgtgaatgaatgaggaaatgaacgCGTGCTGTGTGATTAGCTGGGCGGCTGTCAGAGGAAGGAGACTGGGAAAGAAACTCCaagtttattgaagaaaacctgctcccgaccaggtgatgttcacaggctcagttaccatggtgactgatcctgagctttagttaccttcctttgtgaaacagacaagccagagttcccctcatctcagggttaacaaactctgagtttccactaaacctgctccttgaaacggaccccaggagAGGAAGGACCTGGTAAAAACAAGTCTAGAAAATATGTCCCAGAGCAGGATTAGCACCCAGGGGAAACCCCCACAACACAGCACCGGCCATCTACCAAAGAAGATGAATTCTTTAGCTTTGATGAGAGGCAGGAGGACGCCTATGTCTCTGTTTAAAATGAAGTAGCTGAGTAGTTTAAATCAGGGATGGACTCTCTGAATCAGTTTCTCATAATGAAGAAAGTATCACTTAAATATAATGCAGCCACTCCATCCAGTGCCCCGCTGGAAAGACTCTTTAGCCCTGGGAACCAGATTCTCTCTCCATAGAGAGGCTCTCAGATCTAAAGTTTGAGAAGCTTCTCCTCTTGAGGTACAATGTTGTGGCTACTGGTCAGAGGTGAGAGATGAGACTTGTTGGCCCATTTCAACTAAAGCAGACATAAGTAACTTAAAGGTTGCTTTCCCTAgaaactaattacttttgatatacAGGAACTGGTAAAGTTATTCATTTACATTCAAAAGAGGTAACTAGTAACTAACTAattactcat from Gasterosteus aculeatus chromosome 10, fGasAcu3.hap1.1, whole genome shotgun sequence carries:
- the LOC144383031 gene encoding uncharacterized protein LOC144383031 translates to MAAVPVSFRSADQLFTDLLTLTKGQKDPGYSSLILKFMYEHRDERLSLKNPPGATLTIGNFNSTIYKGKKNILNWWNKFYLPDIVSMQVLGVVTGTSCPGDHLVLMTCEDKKLYAYDGEELHLVAVSVKQLRNKGIEYPADKSYYKGEAFPNTDWEKVRKGAVGRRLDQEHRKLVTATKSEFLKNLRSIQTATCK